One window from the genome of Salmo salar chromosome ssa25, Ssal_v3.1, whole genome shotgun sequence encodes:
- the LOC106586208 gene encoding peptidyl-prolyl cis-trans isomerase G, giving the protein MGIKVQRPRCFFDIGISNVLVGRVVVELFSDVCPKTCENFRCLCTGEKGIGKGTQKPLHYKGCLFHRIVKDFMIQGGDFSEGNGKGGESIYGGFFEDESFSVKHNKEYLLSMANRGKDTNGSQFFITTKPTPHLDGVHVVFGQVISGQEVVQTMESQKTDAGSRPYSEVKVMNCGELIPKSKAKKEEKRRQKAISSGSDSSSDSDSSDVSSESASDSDKESKKRKKRHKKESKKKDKKQKKKDKKGSEPGSGDEKEEEVTSTVRPEEIPPIPENKFLMRRSPQQQKEEAEAGKEREKAREREKPRERMFNCQSAYKRRLLMTRSGRTIKGRGPRRYRTPSHSRSRSRDRFRRSETPPHWRQEMQRVQRAPRASSGDRWIKGDKGDMTEGRNESGKAPRGRGRKTSETKHENTAENPSQNREKEKKGRSHRSKSKEKDPNKTEDKHNKHKAKKAKSRSRSRSKEKSCRSKSRERDQKHGKGDDKRGRSRSKDRNLNKERATESGTQDCDRSKERAKPTEADIKNRKETKGRNGEKLRTKSRSKERNSGKNRNRSNSRSRDRGRRASSRDKEQGRDRERGRERSKSMERQHHREREDKRRGRSKSRERTRSPDKNKSRDSRRGRRSRSKSNNRDHSKDGSSHQRKNKDSEDTLRRRRSKSSNSENKGKDRSRKSPISKKKRDGSPEKESSHKSKDAGKNPERNQKSKSQEKDKNHSKKKKYSSSSSSDDSD; this is encoded by the exons ATGGGAATCAAGGTTCAGCGTCCACGCTGCTTCTTTGACATTGGCATCAGTAACGTGCTGG TTGGCAGAGTTGTGGTAGAATTGTTTTCTGATGTCTGTCCCAAAACATGTGAGAACTTTCGATGCCTCTGCACAG GCGAGAAAGGAATTGGAAAAGGTACGCAAAAACCTCTGCATTACAAAGGATGCCTATTCCACAGAATTGTGAAGGACTTCATGATTCAAGGAGGAGACTTCAGTGAAG GCAATGGAAAGGGAGGGGAATCTATCtatggaggattctttgaag ATGAAAGCTTCTCTGTCAAACATAACAAGGAGTACCTCCTGTCAATGGCAAACAGGGGCAAAGATACCAATGGATCACAGTTTTTCAT AACAACAAAACCCACACCACACTTGGATGG TGTCCATGTGGTTTTTGGACAAGTGATCTCTGGACAAGAGGTCGTTCAGACAATGGAGAGTCAAAAGACAGATGCCGGCAGTAGACCATACTCTGAGGTGAAAGTTATGAACTGTGGCGAGCTCATTCCAAAATCGAAAG CaaaaaaagaagagaagagaagacaaaAGGCCATCTCCAGTGGCAGCGACAGCTCAAGTGACTCTGACAGTTCTGACGTCTCTTCTGAATCTGCGAGTGACTCTGATAAAGAATCCAAGAAACGGAAGAAGAGGCACAAGAAAGAGTCCAAGAAGAAGGACAagaaacagaagaagaaagaTAAGAAAGG GTCTGAGCCCGGCAGTGGTgatgagaaagaggaagaggttaCGTCTACGGTACGACCAGAGGAAATCCCTCCTATCCCAGAAAATAAGTTCCTTATGAGGAGAAGTCCTCAGCAGCAAAAAGAAGAGGCTGAGGCTGGAAAGGAGAGGGAAAAGGCTAGGGAGAGGGAAAAGCCTAGGGAGAG AATGTTTAATTGTCAGTCAGCATATAAGAGGAGACTTCTGATGACAAGATCAGGCAGGACAATTAAAGGCAGAGGTCCAAGA CGGTACCGAACTCCGTCACACTCCAGGTCAAGGTCAAGGGATCGTTTCCGACGCAGCGAGACTCCTCCACACTGGCGCCAGGAGATGCAGCGTGTACAAAGGGCACCAAGAGCATCCAGTGGAGACCGCTGGATCAAGGGTGACAA GGGTGACATGACAGAGGGCAGGAATGAGAGTGGCAAAGCTccaagaggaagagggaggaagactTCTGAAACCAAGCATGAAAACACTGCTGAAAACCCCAGTcaaaacagagagaaggagaagaaaggTCGCTCTCATAGATCCAAGAGCAAAGAAAAGGACCCTAATAAAACTGAAGACAAGCATAACAAACACAAGGCAAAGAAGGCCAAATCTCGAAGCCGCAGTAGGAGCAAAGAGAAAAGTTGTAGGTCCAAAAGCAGAGAGAGGGATCAGAAACATGGCAAAGGTGATGATAAGAGGGGCCGCTCAAGAAGCAAGGACAGAAACCTAAATAAAGAGAGAGCCACAGAGTCTGGAACTCAAGACTGTGATAGAAGTAAAGAACGCGCTAAACCCACTGAGGCTGACATTAAGAACAGAAAGGAGACAAAAGGAAGAAATGGTGAGAAGCTGAGGACAAAGTCTAGAAGCAAGGAGAGGAACTCTGGAAAGAACCGAAACCGATCTAACAGCAGAAGCAGGGACAGGGGGAGACGTGCCTCATCTCGAGACAAAGAGCAAGGACGGGACAGAGAGCGAGGTAGGGAGCGCAGTAAGAGCATGGAAAGACAgcaccacagagagagggaggacaagaGGAGAGGTAGATCCAAGAGCAGAGAACGGACAAGGAGTCCAGACAAGAATAAGAGCAGGGACTCGCGTAGAGGCAGGCGCTCCAGGAGTAAGAGCAACAATAGAGACCATAGCAAAGACGGTTCATCTCATCAGAGGAAGAACAAAGACAGTGAAGACACTCTCAGACGAAGGCGGTCCAAGAGTAGCAACTCGGAGAATAAAGGGAAGGACAGAAGTAGAAAGAGCCCCATCTCCAAGAAGAAAAGGGATGGCAGCCCAGAAAAGGAGTCCTCTCACAAGTCCAAAGATGCAGGGAAAAACCCTGAGCGGAATCAGAAGTCAAAGAGCCAAGAGAAGGATAAAAACCACAGCAAGAAAAAGAAGTACAGCTCCAGCTCAAGTTCTGATGACAGTGATTAG
- the cfap210 gene encoding coiled-coil domain-containing protein 173: MQPPDLRQVTVLPKAEWLRIHGSLNQGNKFNESLKEATKQREAMHLRSKEVVKFWSNTIAGQRQKKLEAKRIREELEEEEKKQMDIEEAKYQAQKRKEAIEKAKTQQYYETDRVKGFHSALLLTEVLKEREAQIELKQRKQDTSKDVDKEIMAIIKRREDEALQKEQQKALQRKLDSQATAEDLKQQAKEHEMNREREKLENKKEAEELQRLKELFLWEQCMQEQKKEEQKRNTMKAHMEHLSNRDIIRAIEAQKQEMEEERRRLFANAKQKMVKLRKDKEEEMFREVQMHREGIMNKLAAKQQEQTDNEELIAKAIAQRDARQAQQQKEKDDKRTAMLNSIASHREAMKEEQEQKEREHNERAIDMLYAKKEADRIFIEKQHLKAQKIKEDGRTLQDIYIHQMAEKRAKEQHIRKQQQDFETKNAELIAVEEKQFQQYAKNVINTATEAKRNIHPLCKAAREGIGGGLGPIFGGVRPSYLVQDDTGVQMPNYVGSRSQDVKELNETCDIQQSKKRLGFTW; encoded by the exons ATGCAACCACCAGATCTTCGACAAGTCACTGTTTTGCCCAAAGCCGAATGGCTCCGAATTCATGGTAGTTTGAATCAAGGGAATAAATTCAACGAGAGTCTAAAGGAAGCAACCAAACAAAGAGAAGCTATGCACCTGAGGTCCAAGGAGGTGGTGAAattctggtcaaacacaatagcT GGACAAAGACAAAAGAAACTGGAGGCAAAGAGGATTCGGGAGGAACttgaagaagaggagaagaagcaGATGGATATTGAGGAGGCTAAATATCAGGCGCAAAAGAGGAAAGAAGCTATTGAAAAGGCCAAAACTCAACAGTACTACGAGACTGATCGTGTGAAAGGATTTCAT AGTGCACTCTTGCTGACAGAGGTCCTGAAGGAAAGGGAGGCCCAGATAGAACTAAAACAGAGAAAGCAGGATACCTCCAAAGATGTGGACAAGGAAATCATGGCTATCATTAAGCGTAGAGAGGATGAAGCTTTGCAAAAGGAGCAGCAGAAAGCTTTGCAGAGGAAGCTTGACAGCCAGGCCACAGCAGAAGACTTAAAACAGCA GGCAAAGGAACATGAGATGAATAGAGAACGGGAGAAACTGGAAAACAAGAAAGAGGCAGAGGAACTCCAGCGACTAAAAGAGCTTTTTCTGTGGGAGCAATGCATGCAGGAACAAAAGAAAGAGGAGCAGAAGAGAAATACCATGAAAGCTCACATG GAGCATCTCTCTAACAGAGATATCATTAGAGCAATAGAGGCACAAAAgcaagagatggaggaggagcgcAGGAGGCTTTTTGCAAATGCAAAACAGAAAATGGTGAAGTTGAGGAAAGACAAAGAGGAAGAGATGTTCAG AGAGGTCCAAATGCACAGGGAGGGGATCATGAATAAACTGGCTGCAAAACAGCAGGAGCAGACGGATAATGAGGAACTCATCGCCAAGGCTATTGCTCAACGGGATGCCAGACAGGCACAGCAGCAGAAGGAGAAAGATGACAAGAGGACGGCTATGCTGAACTCAATTGCCTCACACAGAGAAGCCATG AAAGAAGAACAGGAGCAGAAGGAAAGAGAACACAACGAGAGAGCCATTGACATGCTTTATGCCAAGAAAGAAGCCGACAGAATATTTATTGAAAAACAACACCTGAAGGCACAGAAAATAAAAGAGGATGGAAGAACTTTACAAGACATCTACATTCATCAAATG GCTGAAAAACGTGCCAAGGAACAGCACATAAGAAAGCAACAACAGGACTTTGAGACCAAAAATGCAGAGCTCATTGCTGTGGAGGAGAAGCAGTTCCAGCAGTATGCAAAGAATGTGATCAATACAGCCACCGAGGCCAAGAGAAATATTCACCCACTCTGCAAAGCTGCCAGGGAAGGAATTGGAGGTGGTCTTGGCCCCATCTTTGGAGGAGTGAGACCAAGTTACTTGGTTCAAGATGACACTGGTGTCCAGATGCCCAATTACGTCGGCAGTAGATCTCAGGACGTCAAAGAGCTGAATGAGACATGTGATATTCAGCAATCCAAGAAAAGACTTGGATTCACATGGTAA
- the LOC106586211 gene encoding D-3-phosphoglycerate dehydrogenase translates to MAPVSIKRILISESVDPCCKKILQENGIQVTEKQNMSKDDLIAEIKDYDGLVVRSATKVTVDVINATDNLQIIGRAGTGVDNVDVDAATKKGIIVMNTPSGNTISAAELTCTLLMSLSRHVPQAAMSMKAGNWDRKKFMGAEMYGKILGIVGLGRIGKEVATRMQSFGMKTIGYDPITPPEVTATWGVEQMSLEQLWPQCDYITVHTPLMPSTAGLLNDTSFAKCKKGVKVVNCARGGIIDEDALLRALESGQCGGAGLDVFVEEPPKNRALVNHPNVISCPHLGASTKEAQARCGQDIALQIVDMVMGKGLVGAVNAQVLASTFSPGSHQWIKLGEAIGVVLKSCTTSKQPFSQVQITTQGDCLKGSSGYMTSAVMVGLLTDVSTSCPNLVNSLSLAKESGILVTRNHSEGLTQGACEVEISVNGCSYRATGSVQGGVPVLLELNRSVFRQPVSLTGNLLFLKAAASPQLLPSVTGLLATAGVEMESFSAPAARNGDQWYCVGLSSLLGDLGALKPLVKEAAQLSV, encoded by the exons ATGGCCCCAGTATCCATTAAACGCATTTTAATCAGTGAAAGTGTTGATCCTTGTTGTAAGAAGATCCTGCAAGAAAATGGAATCCAAGTTACGGAGAAGCAAAACATGAGTAAGGATGATTTGATTGCAGAGATTAAG GACTATGATGGCCTTGTCGTTAGATCTGCAACAAAGGTGACAGTTGATGTCATCAATGCTACTGATAACCTCCAAATCATTGGAAGAGCTGGGACTGGCGTTGACAACGTGGATGTAGATGCTGCCACTAAAAAGGGCATCATTGTTATGAA CACACCAAGTGGCAACACTATCAGTGCTGCAGAGCTGACATGTACCCTTTTGATGAGCCTCTCAAG ACATGTGCCACAAGCAGCCATGTCCATGAAGGCAGGGAACTGGGATCGTAAAAAG TTCATGGGTGCAGAGATGTACGGCAAAATACTTGGAATAGTTGGACTTGGAAGAATTGGAAAGGAAGTTGCCACCAGAATGCAGTCCTTTGGCATGAAG ACCATCGGCTATGATCCAATCACTCCTCCTGAGGTGACTGCTACCTGGGGGGTGGAGCAGATGTCCCTGGAACAGCTGTGGCCCCAGTGTGATTACATCACCGTCCACACGCCCCTCATGCCTTCTACAGCTG GACTACTGAACGACACCTCATTTGCTAAGTGCAAGAAGGGTGTAAAGGTCGTGAACTGTGCACGCGGTGGCATCATCGATGAGGATGCTCTCCTCAGAGCTTTGGAGTCTGGACAGTGTGGAGGGGCTGGCCTCGATGTTTTTGTTGAG GAACCCCCAAAGAACCGTGCCCTGGTGAACCATCCCAATGTGATTAGCTGTCCTCATTTGGGTGCCAGTACAAAGGAGGCCCAGGCACGCTGTGGACAGGACATCGCTCTGCAGATTGTGGACATGGTGATGGGCAAGGGCCTGGTTGGAGCA gtgAATGCCCAGGTTTTGGCAAGCACATTCTCCCCTGGGTCTCACCAGTGGATCAAACTAGGAGAGGCCATAGGAGTTGTGCTGAAATCATGCACCACCTCTAAACAGCCCTTCAGCCAAGTCCAAATCACAACTCAAG GAGACTGCTTGAAAGGTTCCTCTGGTTACATGACTTCAGCAGTAATGGTTGGATTACTTACTGACGTTTCCACGAGTTGCCCCAACCTGGTCAATTCACTGAGCCTGGCCAAGGAATCTGGAATCCTG GTAACCAGAAACCACAGTGAGGGTCTGACTCAAGGCGCATGTGAGGTTGAGATCTCTGTTAACGGCTGCAGCTACAGAGCTACTGGTTCAGTCCAGGGAGGAGTACCAGTCTTGTTGGAGCTGAACCGCAGCGTGTTCCGacagcctgtctctctcaccgGCAACCTGCTGTTCTTAAAGGCCGCGGCTTCTCCTCAGCTCCTGCCCTCTGTAACCG GTTTACTGGCCACGGCAGGAGTGGAAATGGAGTCATTCAGTGCCCCTGCAGCTCGTAATGGAGATCAGTGGTATTGTGTGGGGTTATCCTCTCTCTTGGGTGACCTTGGTGCTTTAAAACCTTTAGTGAAAGAAGCAGCACAGCTCTCTGTGTAA
- the LOC106586214 gene encoding kelch-like protein 23 yields the protein MTCGIPQPNELLDGVKKFYIGDIHTDITLQCATGQVFHCHKAVLSAHRSYFKVMFTADMKARSNNLFKLTGIDYELLSALVNYIYTSRVSITETNVQSLLEAADLQLNSVKTACKDFLIRILDVDNCPGMHSFAVLHICPEWEARRVMLIQQQEEFLEVDYDKLSSVNVWNDEVLLDAVVKWLTHDFLNRVDHIQNLLCCIHLELDEMHFKTALDVQRPCLLGNEGKVRSFIIHALKTNCKETSTSRKKTVKHVCYWRELLASTLKSTYGIQ from the coding sequence ATGACTTGCGGCATCCCCCAGCCGAATGAGCTATTGGATGGGGTGAAAAAATTCTACATAGGTGACATTCACACAGATATCACCCTACAATGTGCCACAGGACAAGTCTTTCACTGTCACAAGGCAGTTTTGTCAGCTCACCGCTCTTATTTTAAAGTCATGTTCACAGCTGACATGAAGGCACGGTCAAACAACCTCTTCAAACTGACTGGGATTGATTATGAACTTCTGAGTGCTTTGGTGAACTACATATACACTTCCAGGGTGAGCATCACTGAGACAAATGTACAGAGCCTGCTGGAGGCAGCAGACCTACAGTTAAACTCGGTGAAGACTGCTTGCAAGGACTTCCTTATACGCATCCTGGATGTGGACAACTGCCCGGGAATGCACTCTTTTGCTGTGCTGCACATCTGCCCTGAGTGGGAGGCACGAAGGGTAATGCTCATACAACAACAGGAGGAGTTCTTAGAGGTGGACTACGACAAGTTGAGTTCAGTCAATGTATGGAACGATGAAGTTCTCCTGGATGCTGTGGTCAAATGGCTCACCCATGACTTTCTTAACCGTGTTGATCACATTCAGAACCTACTTTGTTGTATCCATCTTGAGTTGGATGAGATGCACTTCAAGACTGCCCTGGATGTACAGAGACCATGCTTACTGGGCAATGAGGGAAAAGTAAGGTCATTTATTATCCACGCTTTGAAGACCAACTGCAAAGAGACTTCAACAAGCAGGAAAAAAACTGTAAAGCATGTATGTTATTGGAGGGAACTATTGGCATCCACTCTGAAGTCCACATATGGGATCCAATAA
- the LOC106586213 gene encoding lupus La protein homolog B: MAENQAMSEVEKKVARQIEYYFGDHNLPRDKFLKEQLQLDDGWVTLETMLKFNRLKCLTTDPNVIVESLKKSKTGLLEMSEDKTKIRRISSKPLPELNDEYKDALKHKSVYIKGFPLETTLDEIEGWLKGKGDIENIQMRRNLQKNFKGSVFLTFDTEEVSKQFLGRTDTKSFKENEMIVLSREDYHAKKAEDRKQFKAEAKAKAKQDKDEKQKHAEEEEMKSLDEQTGCLLKFSGNLDSVSREDFHEVFSGHGQIKWIDFIRGAKEGTILFRVSAKEAFDKAKEANGGNLKIKDKDVTWEVVEGDAERETLKKIIEDQQESLNKQRGRGGRKSGGRGGRGGRRDRGGRDGKSHYQGRKTKFDDGDNDDAPPSPKKRALEGAGKDADAPAAKVVKTQNGS, encoded by the exons ATGGCAGAAAATCAAGCAATGTCTGAAGTTGAGAAGAAGGTGGCACGACAGATTGAG TACTACTTTGGTGATCACAACCTTCCAAGAGACAAGTTCCTCAAAGAACAGTTGCAGCTCGATGATGGCTGGGTGACCCTGGAGACCATGCTAAAGTTTAACAG ACTGAAATGCTTGACAACCGATCCCAACGTAATTGTTGAGTCTCTGAAAAAATCCAAGACTGGCCTTTTGGAAATGAGTGAGGATAAGACAAAAATCAGGAGAATTTCAAGCAAGCCTTTACCAGAACTGAACGACGAGTACAAAGATGCCCTCAAACACAAATCTGTGTACATT AAAGGTTTTCCATTGGAGACAACGCTTGATGAAATTGAGGGGTGGCTGAAAGGGAAAGGCGACATAGAAAACATTCAGATGAGACGAAACTTGCAAAAGAACTTCAAG GGCTCAGTGTTCCTGACTTTCGACACTGAAGAAGTATCAAAGCAGTTCCTTGGACGCACAGACACCAAATCGTTCAAAGAAAATGAAATGATTGTACTGTCAAG AGAGGACTACCATGCAAAGAAAGCAGAGGATAGAAAACAGTTCAAAGCGGAGGCAAAGGCAAAAGCTAAACA AGACAAGGACGAAAAACAAAAACATGCAGAGGAAGAGGAAATG AAATCTCTGGACGAGCAGACCGGATGCCTGCTGAAGTTCTCAGGCAATCTTGACAGTGTTTCAAGAGAGGACTTTCACGAGGTGTTCTCAGGTCATGGTCAGATCAAATGGATTGATTTCATCAGGGGTGCCAAAGAG GGTACCATCCTCTTCAGAGTGAGTGCTAAGGAAGCTTTTGATAAGGCCAAAGAAGCAAATGGAGGAAACTTGAAAATTAAAGACAAGGATGTTACgtgggaggtggtggagggagaTGCTGAGCGGGAAACTCTGAAAAAGATCATTGAAGACCAACAGGAATCTCTCAACAAACAAAGAGGCAGAG GTGGCCGAAAATCaggtgggagaggggggagaggaggacgaAGGGACAGGGGTGGACGTGATGGCAAATCACACTACCAAGGCAGAAAGACCAAATTtgatgatggtgataatgatgacG CACCTCCTAGTCCAAAGAAGCGAGCACTGGAAGGTGCGGGCAAAGATGCTGATGCTCCAGCTGCAAAGGTTGTCAAAACTCAGAATGGTTCTTAG